The Planktothrix agardhii NIES-204 genomic interval TTTGGCTCCTTTGGAAGATCAATTTACGTGGCTTTAATTGGTGTAGGATTAATTGCCATGTTAATTACAGGAATTAATATGACGGGAATTTTCCGTAAAAAACGGGCTAAAGCTTCTTCAGAAGAATCTTAAGTTTAAACGAAATCTACACTATGTAGAGACGTTCCATGGAACGTCTCTACATAGTGTAAACTGGATTTCAGATGAGGTTAATTATTTTTTTTGACAATTCATAATCAGCAAGATTATTAACCCTAAAAAATACCTAGATTATCGTGTAGGGGGGAGGCGCGCCTCCCCCCTACAATGAATTGGATTTATCGCTATATTTCTGATGAAAATAATGAAATTTATCAATCAATTTCTTCATTAATTAACGATTGAATTGCGATCGCACCCACAGCCGAAATCCTCGCCGTGCGGCACTAGCACCTATTATTTCACTTTCCTGTAAAAACAGTAAAATTCCTTCAATAATTTGAAAATTGCTAAAGATCGGGCTAGTTTCTACTTGTTGATATTCTTGATCAATTAAAACAAAAATTTGCAGTTTTCCTTCTGTATAAATCCACAATTCTGGTACATCTAAAGTTAAATAAGCATCGAGTTTAGTTTTTGAGGTAACATCTACTTCAATCGCTAAATCAGGGGGCGGATCAACGGATAAATTAACTCTTTGCTTTCCGATCATCAGAGGAGAATTTTGAATATAAAAACAATCATCTGGTTCTAAACCAACAGCCATTTCAGGGCGTTTAAAAGTTGTTGATCCGTAGGGTTCCCAATCAATTTCTAACTCATCTAACAAGATTTTAACAAATTCGCCAATCATGATTTTGGCTTTTTCATGTTCTGGTAATGGCATCTGAATTTCTAACACCCCTTGATAGTAAGCGACCCGTGAAGCGCGATGTTCTCCCATTTCCTCTAAAATGGCTTCAAATTCCTTCCAACTCACCTGACGCAAGATTAGGTGTTGTCCGGGTTGAATATCAATTTGGCGTAATTGCAAAGTAACAACCATTTCAGTCTCCCTAACTCGCTATTTTTGTTAATTCCAAACTTCAGTTAAATCTAACATAAACCCTAGTAAAATATCTTCTCCTGATAAGATTAATGGATGATTTAATAATTCTACATCATGATTTTGTCGATAAATTTCTACGGTTTTATTTTTGCGATCAATTAACCAACCCAAACTAGCTCCATTTTCTATATATTCTATCATTTTGGCTTGCAACTTGTCTAGCGCGTCATTTTTTGAACGCAATTCTAATACAAAATCAGGGCAAATTGGCGCAAAGATTTCCCGTTCCTCCTGTGTTAGTAAATCCCATCTTTCTTGACGTATCCAAGAGGCATCAGGAGAGCGATCAGCACCATTGGGAAGATGAAAACCTGTTGAAGAATCAAAAGCTATTCCTAATTGATTTTGACGGTTCCATAACCAAAGTTGTCCGGCGATATCAAGATTTCGATTTCCGGTTTCGCTTCCTGTTGGTGGCATTACAATTAACTCTCCTGTAGCAGTTCGTTCTAATTGTAAGTCTCGATTTATTTGAGCTAACTGAACGAAATTTTCATGGGTGATCGATAATATTAATGAGGGTAGAATATTGACGGCAAGCGGTTGTAAAAAGTTAGCTTGTGTCATGATTTTTTCCTGTATAGGGTAGGGAATAGGGAATTACGAATTACGAATGGGGAATGGGGAATGGGGAATGGGGAATAGGGAATAGGGAAAAAAAGTTTACCGCCCTTGGTTTCGGCATCAGTCTATATCAATCACCGTATTTTAGCAATTTTAATCAATTAAGACAATCCCTAAAACAGCTTGAAACCCAGTTTCAAGTAAAAATAGTAGGTTTTACCATTCAATCTTTACTTAAAAACTGGGTTTCTAGCTCAAAATTTAGGATTTCTGAAAAAATCAACTTACTTTAGAGGGTTGTTTTTTCTGGACAAAAAAGGCTTCTCGAATTTGTTCAGAAATTTGAGAACTGGTTAACCCTAAATCAGCAAAAGATTCATTAGGTTCGGCATGATCGACTAAAATATCAGGAACCCCGAAACGCTTCACAGGAACTACCACGTTATTATCTAATAAAGCTTCAGCTACGGCGGAACCAAAACCACCCATTAAACAACCTTCTTCTATAGTTACAACTTTACCAATTTGTTTGGCTAAAGGCACAATTAATTCTACATCCAAAGGTTTAACAAAACGGGGATTAATTACAGTAGCTTCAATGCCATGTTCACTCAGAATTTCTGCGACTTGCATAGACATATTCACCATACTGCCATAACCCATTAATAACAGATCATCCCCATGTCTTAAAATCTCTCCTTTGCCGATAGGTAAAGGTTCCCAACCTTCTTCCATTAAAGGAACACCTAAACCCGATCCGCGAGGATAACGCATGGCAATTGGGCCCTGTGTATGCTCAATTCCGGTGACTAACATCCGTTGTAATTCGGCTTCATCTTTGGGAGCCATAATCACTAAATTGGGTAAACATCGGAGATAGGAAATATCATACATTCCCTGGTGAGTGGGGCCGTCTACCCCAACAATTCCCGCCCGATCTAAACAGAAGAAAACTGGAAGTTCTTGAATACAAACATCATGAATAATTTGATCATAAGCCCGTTGTAGAAAGGTGGAATAAATAGCAACCACTGGACGCATTCCTTCCGTTGCTAAACCCGCCGCCATGGTAACAGCGTGTTGTTCGGCAATACCGACATCGATATATTGTTTCGGCAGTTTTTTCTGGAGAATATCTAACCCAGTTCCCGTTGCCATTGCCGCCGTAATTCCCAGAATTCGAGAGTCATTTTCGCACAATTTAACTAAGGTTTCCCCAAAGACTTTAGAATAACTAGGAGGTTTGGGTTTACTCGCCGGAACAGCTTTTCCAGTGGCTAAATTAAAGGGGTTTTGAGCATGATAACCGACTTGATCTTTTTCAGCGATCGCATAACCTTTTCCCTTCACCGTGGCGACGTGAACTAACACTGGCCCTGGTATTTTATGGGCTTGTTGAAAGGTATTAATTAATTCTTTTAAATCATGACCATCAACCGGCCCGACATAGGTAAAACCTAATTCTTCAAACACCGCCCCGACTTTAGAAACTGCTAACCGTTTCATCCCCTCTTTCATCCGTTCCATTTCTGGGGTGAGGGCTTCTCCCACAAAGGGTAAATGCTTAAATTGTTCTTCCAAATTATCAGTTAAAAACTGAACTGGAGGAGACAAACGCATTTTATTCAAATAACGAGAAATTGCCCCCACATTGGGAGAAATTGACATCTCGTTATCATTAAGAACTACCATTAAATTAGTATTAGGTAAATGTCCGGCGTGGTTAATAGCTTCTAAAGCCATGCCTCCGGTTAAAGCCCCATCGCCAATAATGGCAACAACTTTGAAATTTTCTCCTTTCATATCCCGGGCGATCGCCATTCCTAGACCCGCAGAAATGCTGGTAGAAGCGTGTCCAGCCCCAAAATGATCAAATTTGTTTTCACAGCGTTTTAAATAGCCTGCAACGCCGTCTTTTTGTCTTAAAGTGTGGAAATTTTGATAACGTCCGGTGATTAATTTATGGGGATAGGCCTGATGTCCCACATCCCAAATCACTTTATCTCGATCTAAGTCCAGGGTTTGATATAAACCCAATGTCAGTTCCACAACTCCCAACCCTGGCCCCAAATGTCCTCCGGTGGCGGCAACGGTTTCTAGGTGTTTTTCCCTGATCTCGCGGGCAATTTGTTCGAGTTGATGGATCGACAAGCCATGGAGTTGATTGGGATGAGTAATTTCACTTAGGTGCATATTTGTTAAATGCCTGCATTTACTATAAAGTCATGGTAGCACCGGACGAGTTAGGGAGAGCAGGGCAGGGCTGTTTCATGTTGGATCATGTCATATCTCAACCCCTGGTTATAAATTATTGGTAATACTCTGAAACAGTTGCAAAGCCGCTTCTAAATCTTCCGCAATTTCAGATGCTAAAACATCTGGTGTTGGGAGGTTATCAGAGTCCTCTAAACTTTCATCTTTCAGCCAGAAAATATCGAGGCTGAGTTTATCCCGTTGCATTAATTCCTCATAACTAAACGTTTTAAATCGTTCCGTCTCTTGACGTTCATAACGATTTTCAACATTAAAACACTGAATAAAATCTAGTAAATTCTCAGACCGTAAAGGATTGGTTTTTAAGGTGAAATGTTGATTCGTTCTAAAATCATAAATCCATAGTTTTTTTGTCCAAGGGTCAGCACTGGCGGGTTTCCGGTCAAAAAATAAAACATTCGCTTTCACCCCTTGGGCGTAAAATATCCCTGTCGGTAATCTTAATAAAGTGTGAACATCACAACTATGAAGTAATTTTTTCCGAATCGTTTCCCCTGCACCGCCTTCAAAAAGTACATTATCAGGAACAACAACAGCCGCTTTCCCATTAATTTTTAACAAAGTTTTAACGTGCTGAATAAAATTTAATTGTTTGTTAGAAGTTGTTGCCAAAAAGTCATCGCGTAGATAAACAATTTTTTCTTTATCTGCTTTTCCC includes:
- a CDS encoding hypothetical protein (Protein of unknown function DUF820), coding for MTQANFLQPLAVNILPSLILSITHENFVQLAQINRDLQLERTATGELIVMPPTGSETGNRNLDIAGQLWLWNRQNQLGIAFDSSTGFHLPNGADRSPDASWIRQERWDLLTQEEREIFAPICPDFVLELRSKNDALDKLQAKMIEYIENGASLGWLIDRKNKTVEIYRQNHDVELLNHPLILSGEDILLGFMLDLTEVWN
- the dxs gene encoding 1-deoxy-D-xylulose-5-phosphate synthase, with product MHLSEITHPNQLHGLSIHQLEQIAREIREKHLETVAATGGHLGPGLGVVELTLGLYQTLDLDRDKVIWDVGHQAYPHKLITGRYQNFHTLRQKDGVAGYLKRCENKFDHFGAGHASTSISAGLGMAIARDMKGENFKVVAIIGDGALTGGMALEAINHAGHLPNTNLMVVLNDNEMSISPNVGAISRYLNKMRLSPPVQFLTDNLEEQFKHLPFVGEALTPEMERMKEGMKRLAVSKVGAVFEELGFTYVGPVDGHDLKELINTFQQAHKIPGPVLVHVATVKGKGYAIAEKDQVGYHAQNPFNLATGKAVPASKPKPPSYSKVFGETLVKLCENDSRILGITAAMATGTGLDILQKKLPKQYIDVGIAEQHAVTMAAGLATEGMRPVVAIYSTFLQRAYDQIIHDVCIQELPVFFCLDRAGIVGVDGPTHQGMYDISYLRCLPNLVIMAPKDEAELQRMLVTGIEHTQGPIAMRYPRGSGLGVPLMEEGWEPLPIGKGEILRHGDDLLLMGYGSMVNMSMQVAEILSEHGIEATVINPRFVKPLDVELIVPLAKQIGKVVTIEEGCLMGGFGSAVAEALLDNNVVVPVKRFGVPDILVDHAEPNESFADLGLTSSQISEQIREAFFVQKKQPSKVS
- a CDS encoding hypothetical protein (Protein of unknown function DUF820), which codes for MVVTLQLRQIDIQPGQHLILRQVSWKEFEAILEEMGEHRASRVAYYQGVLEIQMPLPEHEKAKIMIGEFVKILLDELEIDWEPYGSTTFKRPEMAVGLEPDDCFYIQNSPLMIGKQRVNLSVDPPPDLAIEVDVTSKTKLDAYLTLDVPELWIYTEGKLQIFVLIDQEYQQVETSPIFSNFQIIEGILLFLQESEIIGASAARRGFRLWVRSQFNR